One segment of Anopheles stephensi strain Indian chromosome 3, UCI_ANSTEP_V1.0, whole genome shotgun sequence DNA contains the following:
- the LOC118513847 gene encoding WD repeat-containing protein 7 isoform X2 encodes MLNTNLVVPVVLWGPNTPTHCVSSVFLSRDQKILATGCYDGQICLWQVDPDTLQMTPRCLLVGHTAPVLCLTRASIIQDNNFLVSSSENGEMCTWDLVDGKCTESIKMPQVHTNIQAYHMANCDDIRLFCNGYYAEIMVMDPFSLEVLFCLSSKVNPDWISALHVLRPSKRKDDVVLAITTTGTVKVWTLIGNENKYSEPIYENESKQIRCLNAITMNCCSQNQRTVLIVCAKYWQIYDAGDFTVLCSVISPSGERWMGGDFLSNDRVILWSDEGKGYLFRLPANSIPDNKDFHGPSVGKDSPFLYCILSQTGEKPLSCPPTMKLVTSNRSGKTQKYLLRGDSEGYVNIWAVPDISMEQIKQIQTQKQHPASLESTICTSLLEAWNKMNPLPVGILDQLYQNSEPLIKLTASIYLPQQSRLVVGREDGSIIIVPATQTVMLHLLHGNHQQFSDWPPHQILNGHSGRVNCLLCPSLAHSRYEKAHLVSGGVDFAVCLWDLYSGNLIHRFCVHAGEITQLLVPPPTCSPRILKCICSVASDHSVTLLSLQERKCVTLASRHLFPVISIKWRPLDDFLIVGCSDGTVYVWQMETGHLDRVLHGILAEEVLNACDENSGETGSSTGSTSEMGLANPAVHFFRGLRHRNINAIRHATQRGIHQLQQLHAHNNHHGDFLMKNRSSPLIIQGLRTNPKDAESHILFFDIEGLIFELHAEEYAAMSPNTLEAEGLLIPTGTDTHASDAGKKISDFFGRVKNKAGDMEKILKEKDKHGILAKMKEGAENVQTKVQAKLDSVVKNVGETDSSEIAKKIAPRMEATHVMEVAQLLLSLIHSWGLDPHLDKVCETQLGLLRPMIPVSFGVLSKGGYMSLLLPTWQNNIVINSTPDELKTVAMTAEQFRREGLTKLFTARLHWELSTTLTSNHLLAMVAMSNTLMSMNMATFIPEQERARKLHRQSTRATWSNEEEQEEAFTQQQAQIKQGWSLLSTHHCFLLPEKIDALDANNFKRPQVEMMARRWQHHCLEIREAAQQLLLGELGRMGKKGRKQLVESWAQYLPMYTHTEPIVQQAPSTGQSNAGSPTSSPTGGQPGALEHEEESEEEEEVVRKPSSLAELKRKQTTAVVLLGVIGAEFGQDISATDGKRSNENRRKSSVVEGFGIGNNNLARSTSMALTHLLLAPATPKLPAFTPLRRAAIDLIGRGFTVWEPYIDVSKVLLGLLEMCCDSTRLIPSLNYKLPLTPQADACRTARHALRLIATARPAAFITTMAREVARYNTLQQNAQAISVPITQSVLHRAKREILQCVEMLIDKMQTEIANLLVEVMDITLHCVDSGDLKNKGLAEVSPLMCKFNQVSHCSASRRIAVGASNGHLAIYELRQNKCQMIPAHTKPVTALAFSPDGKFLVSYSCTENRLSFWQTSAGMFGLGQSQTRCIKGYSTAPIPDIGRLNPMRLAKLIWINNRTVTLMLADGSETRFNV; translated from the exons ATGCTCAATACCAATCTCGTTGTGCCCGTGGTACTTTGGGGCCcgaacacaccaacacactgtGTGTCGAGTGTGTTTCTGTCACGGGACCAGAAAATCCTTGCGACGGGTTGCTACGATGGTCAAATTTGTTTATG GCAGGTGGACCCGGACACGCTCCAGATGACCCCGCGATGTCTTTTGGTAGGACATACGGCACCGGTGCTGTGCCTAACGCGAGCGTCCATTATCCAGGATAACAACTTCCTGGTTAGCTCGTCGGAAAACGGTGAGATGTGCACGTGGGATCTGGTGGATGGAAAGTGCACGGAAAGCATCAAGATGCCACAGGTGCACACCAACATCCAGGCGTACCACATGGCCAACTGCGATGATATCCGTCTGTTTTGCAACGGTTACTATGCGGAAATTATGGTGATGGATCCGTTCAGCCTGGAGGTACTGTTCTGCCTCAGCTCGAAGGTAAACCCGGATTGGATTTCGGCCCTGCATGTACTGCGACCATCGAAGCGCAAGGACGACGTGGTGCtggccatcaccaccaccggtacGGTGAAGGTGTGGACACTGATCGGCAACGAGAACAAGTACTCGGAACCAATCTACGAGAATGAATCGAAACAGATACGCTGCCTGAACGCCATCACGATGAACTGTTGCTCGCAGAACCAGCGCACCGTGCTGATTGTTTGCGCCAAGTATTGGCAGATATACGATGCGGGTGATTTTACCGTGCTGTGCAGCGTAATTTCACCTTCCGGCGAACGGTGGATGGGTGGAGATTTCCTCTCGAACGATCGGGTCATCCTGTGGTCGGACGAGGGTAAGGGATACTTGTTTCGCCTGCCAGCGAACAGCATCCCGGACAATAAGGATTTCCATGGTCCATCCGTTGGAAAGGATTCACCGTTCCTGTACTGCATTTTATCGCAAACGGGGGAGAAGCCCCTGTCCTGTCCACCGACCATGAAACTGGTCACCTCGAATCGTAGCGGAAAGACACAGAAATATCTGCTACGAGGTGATTCGGAGGGTTACGTGAATATCTGGGCCGTGCCCGATATTTCGATGGAGCAGATTAAGCAAATTCAAACTCAAAAACAGCATCCGGCAT CTCTGGAATCAACTATTTGCACGTCGCTCCTTGAAGCGTGGAACAAAATGAACCCGCTGCCGGTGGGCATACTGGACCAGCTTTATCAGAACAGTGAGCCACTGATTAAGCTAACCGCTAGCATTTACTTGCCACAGCAAAGTCGGCTAGTAGTTGGCCGGGAAGATGGAAGCATCATTATCGTTCCGGCCACGCAGACCGTCATGTTGCATCTGCTACACGGCAACCACCAGCAGTTCAGTG ATTGGCCACCACATCAAATCCTAAACGGACACAGCGGGCGGGTAAATTGCTTGCTGTGTCCTTCGCTGGCACATTCACGGTACGAAAAAGCGCATCTCGTATCGGGTGGAGTGGATTTTGCCGTCTGTCTGTGGGATCTTTACAGCGGCAATCTGATTCACCGGTTTTGTGTGCATGCCGGCGAGATTACTCAGCTGCTGGTACCGCCACCGACGTGCAGC CCTCGCATCCTCAAGTGCATCTGCTCGGTGGCATCGGACCACTCGGTCACGCTGCTCAGCTTGCAGGAGCGTAAGTGTGTAACGCTCGCCAGTCGCCACCTGTTTCCGGTAATTTCGATTAAATGGCGCCCGCTCGATGATTTCCTCATCGTCGGCTGTTCCGATGGGACGGTGTACGTGTGGCAGATGGAAACCGGCCATCTGGATCGTGTGCTGCACGGCATCCTAGCGGAGGAGGTGTTGAACGCGTGTGATGAGAATAGTGGCGAAACGGGCAGCAGCACTGGATCTACGTCGGAAATGGGATTGGCGAACCCGGCCGTTCATTTCTTCCG TGGTTTAAGACATCGAAACATAAACGCAATACGGCACGCTACCCAGCGCGGAATTCATCAGCTACAGCAgctacacgcacacaacaatcacCATGGAGACTTTTTGATGAAGAATCGAAGCAGCCCACTGATTATTCAGGGTCTGCGAACCAACCCCAAAG ACGCCGAAAGTCACATCCTCTTCTTTGACATCGAAGGATTGATATTTGAGCTGCACGCGGAAGAGTATGCCGCCATGAGCCCGAACACGCTAGAG GCTGAAGGCCTCTTGATCCCAACAGGCACGGATACCCATGCGTCCGATGCAGGAAAGAAAATATCAG ATTTCTTCGGACGCGTGAAAAATAAGGCTGGCGATATGGAGAAAATACTGAAAGAGAAAGATAAGCATG GAATCCTCGCCAAAATGAAGGAAGGCGCAGAGAATGTTCAAACAAAGGTGCAGGCAAAGCTCGACAGTGTGGTGAAAAATGTCGGAGAAACCG ATTCGTCGgaaattgcgaagaaaatcgCACCCCGCATGGAAGCGACCCACGTGATGGAGGTCGCACAGCTGCTGTTGTCGTTAATCCACTCCTGGGGACTCGATCCACATTTGGACAAAGTGTGCGAAACGCAACTTGGCCTGCTGCGCCCAATG ATTCCCGTGTCGTTCGGTGTGCTGTCGAAGGGTGGCTACATGTCGCTGCTGTTGCCGACCTGGCAAAACAATATCGTTATCAATTCCACCCCGGACGAGCTGAAGACGGTTGCGATGACGGCGGAACAGTTCCGACGGGAGGGTTTGACGAAGTTGTTTACCGCACGGCTTCACTGGGAGCTAAGCACGACACTTACCTCCAACCATCTGCTAGCCATGGTGGCCATGTCTAACACGCTGATGTCGATGAATATGGCCACGTTCATACCGGAGCAGGAGCGTGCCCGGAAGCTGCACCGCCAATCGACGCGCGCCACCTGGAGCAACgaggaggagcaggaggaAGCGTTCACCCAGCAGCAGGCTCAGATAAAGCAGGGCTGGAGCCTGCTGTCGACCCACCACTGCTTCCTGCTGCCGGAAAAGATCGATGCGCTCGATGCGAACAACTTCAAGCGTCCGCAGGTCGAGATGATGGCTAGAAGATGGCAGCATCACTGTTTGGAAATCCGGGAAGCCGCCCAACAGCTGCTCCTCGGCGAGCTGGGCCGGATGGGCAAGAAGGGCCGCAAGCAGCTGGTGGAAAGCTGGGCCCAATATCTGCCCATGTACACGCACACGGAACCGATCGTGCAGCAGGCGCCAAGCACGGGACAATCGAACGCCGGGTCGCCCACCTCCAGCCCCACCGGTGGTCAGCCGGGCGCACTCGAGCACGAAGAAGAgtcggaagaggaggaggaagtaGTCCGCAAACCGTCCAGCTTGGCCGAACTGAAGCGCAAACAAACGACCGCCGTCGTGCTGCTCGGTGTGATCGGTGCCGAGTTTGGCCAGGACATTTCCGCCACCGATGGTAAGCGTAGCAACGAAAACCGTCGCAAGAGTTCGGTCGTCGAAGGGTTCGGCATCGGCAACAATAATCTCGCCCGTTCCACCTCGATGGCACTGACGCATCTGCTGCTCGCTCCGGCAACACCGAAGCTGCCCGCCTTCACGCCCTTGCGCCGGGCGGCAATCGATTTGATTGGGCGCGGCTTCACCGTGTGGGAACCGTACATTGACGTGAGCAAGGTGTTGCTGGGACTGTTGGAGATGTGTTGCGACTCGACCCGGTTAATACCGAGCCTGAACTACAAGCTGCCGCTGACACCGCAGGCCGACGCATGCCGGACGGCACGGCACGCGCTGCGGCTGATTGCGACGGCCCGGCCGGCCGCCTTCATCACGACGATGGCGCGCGAGGTAGCGCGGTACAACACGCTGCAGCAGAATGCGCAGGCGATAAGCGTCCCCATTACGCAGTCGGTGCTACACCGGGCCAAGCGGGAGATACTGCAGTGTGTGGAAATGCTCATCGATAAGATGCAGACGGAGATCGCCAATCTGCTCGTGGAG GTGATGGACATAACGCTGCACTGCGTCGACTCGGGTGATCTTAAAAACAAAGGGCTGGCCGAGGTTAGCCCGCTGATGTGTAAATTCAATCAAGTTTCACACTGCAGCGCGTCGCGCCGTATCGCAG TCGGTGCTAGTAACGGCCACCTAGCCATCTACGAACTGCGCCAAAACAAATGCCAGATGATACCGGCCCACACCAAACCGGTAACGGCGCTCGCGTTCAGCCCGGACGGCAAATTTCTGGTAAGCTACTCGTGCACCGAAAACCGACTCAGCTTCTGGCAGACGAGTGCCGGCATGTTTGGGCTCGGTCAGTCCCAGACCCGCTGCATCAAGGGCTACTCAACTGCACCGATCCCGGACATCGGACGGCTCAATCCGATGCGGCTGGCAAAGCTGATCTGGATCAACAACCGCACCGTGACGCTAATGCTGGCCGACGGATCCGAAACGCGGTTCAACGTTTAA
- the LOC118513847 gene encoding WD repeat-containing protein 7 isoform X4, with amino-acid sequence MLNTNLVVPVVLWGPNTPTHCVSSVFLSRDQKILATGCYDGQICLWQVDPDTLQMTPRCLLVGHTAPVLCLTRASIIQDNNFLVSSSENGEMCTWDLVDGKCTESIKMPQVHTNIQAYHMANCDDIRLFCNGYYAEIMVMDPFSLEVLFCLSSKVNPDWISALHVLRPSKRKDDVVLAITTTGTVKVWTLIGNENKYSEPIYENESKQIRCLNAITMNCCSQNQRTVLIVCAKYWQIYDAGDFTVLCSVISPSGERWMGGDFLSNDRVILWSDEGKGYLFRLPANSIPDNKDFHGPSVGKDSPFLYCILSQTGEKPLSCPPTMKLVTSNRSGKTQKYLLRGDSEGYVNIWAVPDISMEQIKQIQTQKQHPASLESTICTSLLEAWNKMNPLPVGILDQLYQNSEPLIKLTASIYLPQQSRLVVGREDGSIIIVPATQTVMLHLLHGNHQQFSDWPPHQILNGHSGRVNCLLCPSLAHSRYEKAHLVSGGVDFAVCLWDLYSGNLIHRFCVHAGEITQLLVPPPTCSPRILKCICSVASDHSVTLLSLQERKCVTLASRHLFPVISIKWRPLDDFLIVGCSDGTVYVWQMETGHLDRVLHGILAEEVLNACDENSGETGSSTGSTSEMGLANPAVHFFRGLRHRNINAIRHATQRGIHQLQQLHAHNNHHGDFLMKNRSSPLIIQGLRTNPKDAESHILFFDIEGLIFELHAEEYAAMSPNTLEAEGLLIPTGTDTHASDAGKKISGILAKMKEGAENVQTKVQAKLDSVVKNVGETDSSEIAKKIAPRMEATHVMEVAQLLLSLIHSWGLDPHLDKVCETQLGLLRPMIPVSFGVLSKGGYMSLLLPTWQNNIVINSTPDELKTVAMTAEQFRREGLTKLFTARLHWELSTTLTSNHLLAMVAMSNTLMSMNMATFIPEQERARKLHRQSTRATWSNEEEQEEAFTQQQAQIKQGWSLLSTHHCFLLPEKIDALDANNFKRPQVEMMARRWQHHCLEIREAAQQLLLGELGRMGKKGRKQLVESWAQYLPMYTHTEPIVQQAPSTGQSNAGSPTSSPTGGQPGALEHEEESEEEEEVVRKPSSLAELKRKQTTAVVLLGVIGAEFGQDISATDGKRSNENRRKSSVVEGFGIGNNNLARSTSMALTHLLLAPATPKLPAFTPLRRAAIDLIGRGFTVWEPYIDVSKVLLGLLEMCCDSTRLIPSLNYKLPLTPQADACRTARHALRLIATARPAAFITTMAREVARYNTLQQNAQAISVPITQSVLHRAKREILQCVEMLIDKMQTEIANLLVEVMDITLHCVDSGDLKNKGLAEVSPLMCKFNQVSHCSASRRIAVGASNGHLAIYELRQNKCQMIPAHTKPVTALAFSPDGKFLVSYSCTENRLSFWQTSAGMFGLGQSQTRCIKGYSTAPIPDIGRLNPMRLAKLIWINNRTVTLMLADGSETRFNV; translated from the exons ATGCTCAATACCAATCTCGTTGTGCCCGTGGTACTTTGGGGCCcgaacacaccaacacactgtGTGTCGAGTGTGTTTCTGTCACGGGACCAGAAAATCCTTGCGACGGGTTGCTACGATGGTCAAATTTGTTTATG GCAGGTGGACCCGGACACGCTCCAGATGACCCCGCGATGTCTTTTGGTAGGACATACGGCACCGGTGCTGTGCCTAACGCGAGCGTCCATTATCCAGGATAACAACTTCCTGGTTAGCTCGTCGGAAAACGGTGAGATGTGCACGTGGGATCTGGTGGATGGAAAGTGCACGGAAAGCATCAAGATGCCACAGGTGCACACCAACATCCAGGCGTACCACATGGCCAACTGCGATGATATCCGTCTGTTTTGCAACGGTTACTATGCGGAAATTATGGTGATGGATCCGTTCAGCCTGGAGGTACTGTTCTGCCTCAGCTCGAAGGTAAACCCGGATTGGATTTCGGCCCTGCATGTACTGCGACCATCGAAGCGCAAGGACGACGTGGTGCtggccatcaccaccaccggtacGGTGAAGGTGTGGACACTGATCGGCAACGAGAACAAGTACTCGGAACCAATCTACGAGAATGAATCGAAACAGATACGCTGCCTGAACGCCATCACGATGAACTGTTGCTCGCAGAACCAGCGCACCGTGCTGATTGTTTGCGCCAAGTATTGGCAGATATACGATGCGGGTGATTTTACCGTGCTGTGCAGCGTAATTTCACCTTCCGGCGAACGGTGGATGGGTGGAGATTTCCTCTCGAACGATCGGGTCATCCTGTGGTCGGACGAGGGTAAGGGATACTTGTTTCGCCTGCCAGCGAACAGCATCCCGGACAATAAGGATTTCCATGGTCCATCCGTTGGAAAGGATTCACCGTTCCTGTACTGCATTTTATCGCAAACGGGGGAGAAGCCCCTGTCCTGTCCACCGACCATGAAACTGGTCACCTCGAATCGTAGCGGAAAGACACAGAAATATCTGCTACGAGGTGATTCGGAGGGTTACGTGAATATCTGGGCCGTGCCCGATATTTCGATGGAGCAGATTAAGCAAATTCAAACTCAAAAACAGCATCCGGCAT CTCTGGAATCAACTATTTGCACGTCGCTCCTTGAAGCGTGGAACAAAATGAACCCGCTGCCGGTGGGCATACTGGACCAGCTTTATCAGAACAGTGAGCCACTGATTAAGCTAACCGCTAGCATTTACTTGCCACAGCAAAGTCGGCTAGTAGTTGGCCGGGAAGATGGAAGCATCATTATCGTTCCGGCCACGCAGACCGTCATGTTGCATCTGCTACACGGCAACCACCAGCAGTTCAGTG ATTGGCCACCACATCAAATCCTAAACGGACACAGCGGGCGGGTAAATTGCTTGCTGTGTCCTTCGCTGGCACATTCACGGTACGAAAAAGCGCATCTCGTATCGGGTGGAGTGGATTTTGCCGTCTGTCTGTGGGATCTTTACAGCGGCAATCTGATTCACCGGTTTTGTGTGCATGCCGGCGAGATTACTCAGCTGCTGGTACCGCCACCGACGTGCAGC CCTCGCATCCTCAAGTGCATCTGCTCGGTGGCATCGGACCACTCGGTCACGCTGCTCAGCTTGCAGGAGCGTAAGTGTGTAACGCTCGCCAGTCGCCACCTGTTTCCGGTAATTTCGATTAAATGGCGCCCGCTCGATGATTTCCTCATCGTCGGCTGTTCCGATGGGACGGTGTACGTGTGGCAGATGGAAACCGGCCATCTGGATCGTGTGCTGCACGGCATCCTAGCGGAGGAGGTGTTGAACGCGTGTGATGAGAATAGTGGCGAAACGGGCAGCAGCACTGGATCTACGTCGGAAATGGGATTGGCGAACCCGGCCGTTCATTTCTTCCG TGGTTTAAGACATCGAAACATAAACGCAATACGGCACGCTACCCAGCGCGGAATTCATCAGCTACAGCAgctacacgcacacaacaatcacCATGGAGACTTTTTGATGAAGAATCGAAGCAGCCCACTGATTATTCAGGGTCTGCGAACCAACCCCAAAG ACGCCGAAAGTCACATCCTCTTCTTTGACATCGAAGGATTGATATTTGAGCTGCACGCGGAAGAGTATGCCGCCATGAGCCCGAACACGCTAGAG GCTGAAGGCCTCTTGATCCCAACAGGCACGGATACCCATGCGTCCGATGCAGGAAAGAAAATATCAG GAATCCTCGCCAAAATGAAGGAAGGCGCAGAGAATGTTCAAACAAAGGTGCAGGCAAAGCTCGACAGTGTGGTGAAAAATGTCGGAGAAACCG ATTCGTCGgaaattgcgaagaaaatcgCACCCCGCATGGAAGCGACCCACGTGATGGAGGTCGCACAGCTGCTGTTGTCGTTAATCCACTCCTGGGGACTCGATCCACATTTGGACAAAGTGTGCGAAACGCAACTTGGCCTGCTGCGCCCAATG ATTCCCGTGTCGTTCGGTGTGCTGTCGAAGGGTGGCTACATGTCGCTGCTGTTGCCGACCTGGCAAAACAATATCGTTATCAATTCCACCCCGGACGAGCTGAAGACGGTTGCGATGACGGCGGAACAGTTCCGACGGGAGGGTTTGACGAAGTTGTTTACCGCACGGCTTCACTGGGAGCTAAGCACGACACTTACCTCCAACCATCTGCTAGCCATGGTGGCCATGTCTAACACGCTGATGTCGATGAATATGGCCACGTTCATACCGGAGCAGGAGCGTGCCCGGAAGCTGCACCGCCAATCGACGCGCGCCACCTGGAGCAACgaggaggagcaggaggaAGCGTTCACCCAGCAGCAGGCTCAGATAAAGCAGGGCTGGAGCCTGCTGTCGACCCACCACTGCTTCCTGCTGCCGGAAAAGATCGATGCGCTCGATGCGAACAACTTCAAGCGTCCGCAGGTCGAGATGATGGCTAGAAGATGGCAGCATCACTGTTTGGAAATCCGGGAAGCCGCCCAACAGCTGCTCCTCGGCGAGCTGGGCCGGATGGGCAAGAAGGGCCGCAAGCAGCTGGTGGAAAGCTGGGCCCAATATCTGCCCATGTACACGCACACGGAACCGATCGTGCAGCAGGCGCCAAGCACGGGACAATCGAACGCCGGGTCGCCCACCTCCAGCCCCACCGGTGGTCAGCCGGGCGCACTCGAGCACGAAGAAGAgtcggaagaggaggaggaagtaGTCCGCAAACCGTCCAGCTTGGCCGAACTGAAGCGCAAACAAACGACCGCCGTCGTGCTGCTCGGTGTGATCGGTGCCGAGTTTGGCCAGGACATTTCCGCCACCGATGGTAAGCGTAGCAACGAAAACCGTCGCAAGAGTTCGGTCGTCGAAGGGTTCGGCATCGGCAACAATAATCTCGCCCGTTCCACCTCGATGGCACTGACGCATCTGCTGCTCGCTCCGGCAACACCGAAGCTGCCCGCCTTCACGCCCTTGCGCCGGGCGGCAATCGATTTGATTGGGCGCGGCTTCACCGTGTGGGAACCGTACATTGACGTGAGCAAGGTGTTGCTGGGACTGTTGGAGATGTGTTGCGACTCGACCCGGTTAATACCGAGCCTGAACTACAAGCTGCCGCTGACACCGCAGGCCGACGCATGCCGGACGGCACGGCACGCGCTGCGGCTGATTGCGACGGCCCGGCCGGCCGCCTTCATCACGACGATGGCGCGCGAGGTAGCGCGGTACAACACGCTGCAGCAGAATGCGCAGGCGATAAGCGTCCCCATTACGCAGTCGGTGCTACACCGGGCCAAGCGGGAGATACTGCAGTGTGTGGAAATGCTCATCGATAAGATGCAGACGGAGATCGCCAATCTGCTCGTGGAG GTGATGGACATAACGCTGCACTGCGTCGACTCGGGTGATCTTAAAAACAAAGGGCTGGCCGAGGTTAGCCCGCTGATGTGTAAATTCAATCAAGTTTCACACTGCAGCGCGTCGCGCCGTATCGCAG TCGGTGCTAGTAACGGCCACCTAGCCATCTACGAACTGCGCCAAAACAAATGCCAGATGATACCGGCCCACACCAAACCGGTAACGGCGCTCGCGTTCAGCCCGGACGGCAAATTTCTGGTAAGCTACTCGTGCACCGAAAACCGACTCAGCTTCTGGCAGACGAGTGCCGGCATGTTTGGGCTCGGTCAGTCCCAGACCCGCTGCATCAAGGGCTACTCAACTGCACCGATCCCGGACATCGGACGGCTCAATCCGATGCGGCTGGCAAAGCTGATCTGGATCAACAACCGCACCGTGACGCTAATGCTGGCCGACGGATCCGAAACGCGGTTCAACGTTTAA